TGCTTCGGGAATTATCATTCCTGACACCGTTAAGGAGAAACCTCAATTCGCAAAAGTGCTGTCTATCAGTGGGATAGAAGATCCTGAGATTTCAGTAGGTGATGTGGTTTTTTACAAGAATTTTTCAGGAACAGAACTGGAATTCAACGGTAAAGAATACCTGATGATGCCCTACGCCGATATTCTCGGAAGAATTGTTGAAACAGACAAGATCTAGTATCATGCCTGACCGGCTGTAGGCATTTTTATCATTATCAAAATCTTTAGGTTTCTGCCGAAGGGCTGCTACTCGACATGGCAGCTCTTCTTTTTTATACCCCGGATTAGTCCTATCTTGCACCCACCTTTTATTCATCTTAAAACTTGTACTGTGAAAAAACTGATATCGGCTATGGTTGTTGCCACCGTAATCCTTTCCGCATGCAACTCAATAAAAAAAGAACCCATGAATCCATTCCTGACAGAGTATACAACTCCATTCAAAGTACCCCCGTTTGATGCGATAGAGAACGAGCACTTCATTCCTGCTTTTGAAGAAGGGATGAAATTGCAGCAGGCAGAAATTGAAACCATTGCAGGAAACACGAATGAAGCTACCTTCAGGAATACCATCGAAGCTCTGGATAAAAGCGGAGAATTGCTAAACAAAGTAGAAGGCGTGTTTTTCAGACTCCGTTCGGCCGAAACGAATGATGAGCTGGACTCCATTGCACGGATAATACAACCAGTGCTCACCGCCCACAACAGCAGCATCAGCCTGAACCCCGGATTGTTCGAAAAGATC
The genomic region above belongs to Bacteroidales bacterium and contains:
- a CDS encoding co-chaperone GroES; protein product: MKELQPINQHVLLEIEAKEEKTASGIIIPDTVKEKPQFAKVLSISGIEDPEISVGDVVFYKNFSGTELEFNGKEYLMMPYADILGRIVETDKI